A part of Aspergillus flavus chromosome 1, complete sequence genomic DNA contains:
- a CDS encoding putative ATP dependent RNA helicase — MASELDLTSTFIPSLYKPPALLPIARYRQNLLYLVDTYPVTIVVGQTGSGKTTQLPQYLDQAGWCADGKSIAVTQVSPNLSQPINTRLFGIKAKLLQPRRVAATTVAARVAEEMHCSVGEEVGYSIRFEDLTSASTRIKFLTDGMLLREALVDPLLSRYSVIMVDEAHERSLSTDILLGILKKILKRRPELRIVISSATLQAEDILHFFAGDQFQNETDSVEKGGDVGKIISLEGRMYPVDILFLNSPAENYVERAVKTVFDIHLQEAEGDILVFLTGREEIDLAVQLISERTAMLHPKAQALAPLPLYSGLPSDQQMYVFEPMPENTRKVIVSTNIAEASVTIDNISYVVDCGFAKLRAFDPSTGIETLTAVPISKAAAVQRAGRAGRTRPGKCFRLYTQQAYEQLLEATVPEIQRSNLAPVIMQLKALGIDNIVRFDFLTPPPAELVIRAFELLYSLGVVDDYAKLTKPLGMRMAELAVDPMMAKVLLSAESLNCLSEILSIAAMVSLQGSVWVQHEGDKKAAENSRRRFAVEEGDHLTYLNVYQAFITIGKKDPKWCRDNLLNYRSLQRAMSIRAQLKRYLERFGIRVDETPSLHHKADFRRYPENIQRCLTTGYFAHAAKMQSNGTFKSATGGLTLHAHPSSLMFNRKADWVIFHEILQTGEKTFIRDITKIEKGYLLEYAPNYYTVR, encoded by the exons ATGGCTTCGGAGCTAGACCTCACATCTACATTCATTCCATCACTGTACAAACCCCCTGCTCTACTGCCAATCGCAAGATACAGGCAAAATTTACTGTACCTTGTTGACACATATCCCGTTACGATTGTTGTTGGGCAAACCGGAAGTGGGAAGACGACACAACTACCCCAGTATCTAGACCAGGCAGGATGGTGCGCAGATGGAAAGTCTATAGCAGTAACTCAGGTATCTCCCAATCTGTCACAGCCCATTAACACTCGTCTATTTGGGATAAAAGCTAAATTGTTGCAGCCGCGCCGCGTCGCAGCCACGACTGTCGCAGCTCGCGTGGCTGAGGAAATGCATTGCAGCGTTGGCGAGGAGGTGGGCTATTCTATCCGCTTTGAGGACTTGACCTCTGCATCAACAAGGATAAAGTTCCTAACAGACGGAATGCTACTTAGAGAGGCCCTTGTAGACCCGCTGTTGTCACGCTATTCAGTAATCATGGTGGATGAAGCACATGAGAGGTCTCTCAGCACTGACATACTCTTGGGGATCCTTAAAAAAATTCTGAAGCGGCGTCCTGAACTTAGAATTGTCATCAGCAGTGCAACTCTGCAGGCAGAGGATATTTTGCACTTCTTCGCCGGAGATCAATTCCAGAACGAGACAGACTCCGTTGAAAAGGGAGGAGATGTTGGAAAGATTATCAGTCTAGAGGGCCGAATGTACCCTGTGGACATACTTTTCCTCAATTCACCCGCAGAGAACTACGTCGAACGGGCTGTAAAAACTGTTTTTGACATACATCTACAAGAAGCGGAAGGCGATATTCTGGTATTCCTAACGGGCCGTGAAGAAATTGATTTGGCAGTGCAGTTGATATCAGAACGTACTGCGATGCTTCATCCTAAAGCACAGGCACTAGCCCCTCTACCTCTGTATTCTGGTCTCCCATCGGATCAACAGATGTACGTTTTCGAACCAATGCCAGAAAACACACGCAAGGTCATTGTTTCAACGAACATTGCGGAAGCTTCTGTCACTATTGACAACATTTCATATGTCGTCGACTGCGGCTTCGCAAAGTTAAGGGCCTTTGATCCTAGTACTGGCATTGAAACGTTAACAGCAGTACCAATATCGAAGGCTGCGGCAGTTCAGCGTGCAGGTCGAGCTGGAAGAACTAGACCTGGGAAATGCTTCCGTCTCTACACCCAGCAGGCTTATGAACAACTTCTGGAAGCCACAGTCCCCGAAATTCAACGGTCAAATCTTGCCCCTGTGATAATGCAGCTCAAAGCATTGGGAATAGATAACATAGTTCGCTTTGACTTCTTGACGCCTCCACCTGCCGAACTTGTTATACGTGCATTCGAACTCCTTTACTCGCTTGGGGTCGTTGATGATTATGCCAAGCTCACTAAGCCACTGGGTATGCGGATGGCAGAACTAGCTGTAGACCCTATGATGGCGAAAGTCCTGCTTTCTGCAGAATCGCTTAACTGCCTAAGTGAGATACTTTCAATTGCAGCGATGGTCAGCTTACAGGGATCAGTGTGGGTCCAGCACGAGGGTGATAAAAAAGCGGCAGAGAACAGTCGCAGAAGATTCGCTGTTGAAGAGGGTGACCACTTGACGTACTTAAATGTATATCAGGCTTTTATCACGATAGGGAAGAAAGATCCCAAGTGGTGCCGAGACAACCTCCTGAATTACCGATCCTTGCAACGGGCAATGAGCATCAGGGCTCAGCTTAAGAGATACCTCGAACGTTTCGGCATCCGGGTAGATGAGACCCCTTCACTGCACCACAAGGCAGATTTCAGGAGATACCCTGAGAATATCCAGAGGTGTCTCACGACTGGTTATTTTGCACATGCTGCAAAGATGCAATCAAACGGAACGTTCAAATCTGCTACTGGTGGCCTTACTTTACATGCTCATCCCAGTTCGTTGATGTTC AATCGGAAAGCGGACTGGGTCATTTTCCACGAGATATTGCAGACAGGCGAAAAGACATTCATTCGGGATATCACGAAAATTGAAAAGGGCTATCTTCTGGAGTACGCCCCTAATTATTACACAGTCAGATAA
- a CDS encoding thioredoxin-like protein, giving the protein MSGHHHHDHGSHCHGDDGHDHSNDITPALQSLLYSQIQFDSIVTLNETIPNAGAAIVRKTWAERLNDQPELESDADEQLLMYIPFTGQVKVHSLLIYTAPTPAAPKTLKLFKNRDDLDFATASELKPTQSVEIPQPVPGADVYDLPLNRAQWNATTSITLFFEGNWSDGNEDVTKVGYVGFKGQFMALNREPISFLYEAAANPSDHVAIQGVTGVGGRIMPGQ; this is encoded by the exons ATGTCCGGTCATCACCACCACGACCATGGCAGTCATTGtcatggagatgatggacATGATCATTCAAATGATATCACCCCAGCGCTCCAATCCCTCCTCTATTCCCAAATTCAGTTTGATTCTATCGTTACGCTAAATG AAACAATCCCCAACGCCGGCGCTGCGATTGTCCGAAAAACATGGGCTGAAAGACTGAATGACCAGCCGGAACTTGAAAGCGATGCGGACGAACAACTGCTGATGTATATCCC CTTTACTGGTCAAGTAAAGGTTCATTCTTTACTCATCTACACGGCTCCGACACCGGCCGCCCCGAAGACTTTGAAATTGTTCAAGAATCGTGACGATCTAGATTTCGCTACTGCTTCAGAGCTGAAGCCGACACAGTCGGTGGAGATTCCGCAGCCGGTTCCAGGAGCCGATGTCTACGATTTGCCATTGAACCGTGCTCAGTGGAATGCTACTACCTCCATTACCTTATTCTTTGAGGGCAACTGGAGCGATGGGAATGAGGATGTGACCAAGGTTGGTTATGTTGGGTTCAAAGGTCAATTTATGGCCTTGAACAGGGAGCCCATCAGCTTTCTCTACGAAGCAGCAGCCAATCCCAGTGACCATGTCGCAATTCAAGGTGTTACTGGCGTAGGAGGTAGGATTATGCCCGGTCAGTGA
- a CDS encoding RXT2-like protein yields the protein MAAQAALIADTIVGMKRALRKENDFSGPDDPIAQPTNRGNKLRTNAKHVREGALGYIQPEDLYKQKIDHAGYTRYILQPNPVRYDSEGDELDEDDEDSEADAAAAEENPFSEIALENFLCPLKHPSELPTHPSLSHAYTSSALSNMTKAIESKLRQERALLWRARNLHRLFLGDSSWMPCGTVETPEDRWIFEPRLVTPGHKSPIGPNGQNDVPIVRTSKEAQAVESKDIQSSHTAEQDIEMAGIHNHGRESGSPTNYNEQTREPKSEEVETPVGNLPQHLDIVEANGSDAVNSHLERGQLSDTDGLQGDRKGIAGDRTDSGNEKVDTTHEGPGNVHEDETDKDEEMQDGFSPEPPRRMTTRAQANAANPQEDESDHFPPSPSSDTLSSLPIPHPLFLVPDSIRPDPNLGLSPMEAEDTRRLLWSYVQKQEETVRGFEHMLECLLRACRMKDDVLEWCKAEGHVGEMSDGEDWYDRERWGLVEGEDLKKGADEDEIEMVEESRASNKRGRGRRA from the exons ATGGCGGCGCAGGCGGCTCTCATCGCCGATACGATCGTTGGTATGAAAAGGGCTTTACGCAAAGAAAATGACT TCTCAGGCCCCGATGATCCCATCGCTCAGCCAACAAACCGAGGCAACAAACTACGGACAAACGCTAAACATGTGCGGGAGGGCGCATTGGGGTATATCCAGCCAGAGGATCTTTATAAGCAG AAAATTGACCATGCTGGGTACACACGCTATATCCTACAACCAAACCCCGTGCGCTACGACTCAGAGGGGGATGAGTtagacgaggatgatgaagactcTGAGGCAGATGCCGCTGCGGCGGAAGAGAATCCATTTTCTGAGATTGCATTGGAAA ATTTCCTGTGCCCATTAAAGCACCCATCGGAATTACCTACCCACCCTTCCTTATCCCATGCCTATACGTCAAGTGCTCTCTCGAACATGACCAAGGCTATCGAGTCTAAACTACGCCAAGAACGGGCTCTTTTGTGGCGTGCGCGGAACCTCCACAGACTGTTCCTTGGGGATAGCTCTTGGATGCCTTGTGGAACAGTTGAGACTCCCGAAGACAGATGGATCTTCGAGCCTCGGCTTGTTACCCCAGGCCACAAATCTCCAATCGGTCCAAATGGACAGAACGACGTTCCCA TTGTCAGGACATCGAAAGAAGCCCAGGCAGTGGAAAGTAAAGACATCCAAAGTTCCCATACTGCAGAACAGGACATTGAAATGGCCGGTATTCACAATCATGGGAGGGAAAGTGGGAGCCCTACGAACTACAATGAGCAGACAAGAGAACCCAAGTCCGAAGAGGTTGAGACTCCCGTTGGAAACCTTCCACAGCATCTAGACATTGTTGAAGCCAACGGCAGTGACGCAGTAAATTCACACTTGGAACGCGGTCAGTTATCTGACACGGATGGGCTTCAAGGAGACAGAAAAGGAATTGCTGGAGATCGAACTGACTCGGGTAACGAGAAGGTTGATACGACTCATGAGGGCCCCGGCAATGTCCACGAGGATGAAACTGataaagatgaagagatgcAGGATGGGTTTTCCCCCGAGCCACCTCGTCGGATGACGACTCGAGCTCAGGCTAATGCAGCAAATCCACAAGAGGATGAATCAGACCACTTTCCACCATCCCCTTCCTCTGACACACTCAGCTCACTTCCTATACCAcaccctctctttctcgtgCCTGACTCTATCCGCCCAGATCCCAATCTTGGTCTGTCGCCCATGGAAGCCGAAGATACACGACGACTCCTGTGGTCATATGTGCAGAAACAGGAGGAGACTGTCAGGGGATTCGAGCACATGTTGGAATGTCTGCTCCGAGCTTGTCGTATGAAAGATGATGTGCTCGAGTGGTGTAAAGCGGAAGGCCATGTGGGTGAAATGAGTGACGGGGAAGACTGGTATGACCGGGAAAGATGGGGACTGGTGGAGGGTGAAGACCTCAAGAAGGGCGcggacgaggatgagattgagatgGTCGAGGAAAGCCGCGCTTCAAATAAAAGAGGCAGGGGCCGGCGGGCATAG
- a CDS encoding phospholipid methyltransferase — protein sequence MSTLSDFLDLSQSSLKSHVPKFSPFLVEYRKHYLTRIFGNPYYGCYFLAIAIFTLGIVRDHVYQLALEGQPYYAPVHQPILGGVLFAVGSVLVLSSMYALGVTGTYLGDYFGILMDAPVTGFPFNVTGSPMYWGSTLNFLGVALYKGKVAGILLTAEVFILYWFALQWEDPFTAEIYAKRERERAKAKQGGKSQ from the exons ATGTCTACTCTTTCGGATTTCCTCGATCTGTCTCAATCGTCCCTCAAGT CTCATGTTCCCAAATTCTCGCCATTTCTTGTAGAATATCGGAAACACTACCTGACTCGTATATTCGGTAATCCATATTACGGTTGTTACTTCCTCGCAATCGCCATCTTTACCCTGGGAATCGTGCGTGACCATGTGTATCAGTTGGCCCTGGAAGGCCAGCCCTATTATGCCCCTGTGCACCAACCGATTCTGGGCGGCGTTTTGTTCGCAGTGGGATCcgttcttgttctttccaGCATGTATGCCCTAGGCGTCACCGGAACCTACCTCGGAGATTATTTCGGTATTCTCATGGATGCCCCCGTCACTGGCTTCCCTTTCAATGTCACTGGCTCCCCTATGTATTGGGGAAGCACCCTGAATTTCCTGGGTGTTGCACTCTACAAGGGCAAAGTTGCCGGAATCCTCCTGACCGCCGAGGTGTTCATTCTGTACTGGTTTGCTCTTCAGTGGGAGGA CCCTTTCACTGCTGAGATCTATGCCAAGCGCGAGCGCGAACGTGCAAAGGCCAAGCAAGGCGGTAAGAGCCAGTAA
- a CDS encoding putative transmembrane glycoprotein, with protein MALIWLIILAFTWIIDAKLVSNYPINSQLPPVARVAQQYQFVFSQGTFGGSDSSTKYSLSNAPSWLRVESKSRTLFGTPGGEDEGTVRFDLVASDELESASMEVTLIVTEDDGPRPGKQLLPQLEAIAATSAPSTILIHSGDAFDISFDHDTFTNTRPSTVYYGTSPDNAPLPSWVGFDQSNLRFSGVAPNSGPQTFAFSLVASDVAGFSAAAMKFDMTVSPHILSFNQSAQTFFVSRGEQFTSPRFKEALTLDGREPADADLTDIQTDSPSWLEFDNTTISFTGTPPIDAADENITISVTDKYQDTARLIVSLQYSQFFHDIAECDAVIGSYFYFVFDDTVLIDDSVQLEVDLGNQLPWLQYNSDNKTLHGLVPADFSPYKYTVKLTAHEGTAEDTKKFTINILDEGKPSDQGTDKSSGSSKGIHGKKVGIIAISVVIPFAFLTSLLLLFCCWRRKRRASTHEEEQLSKEKVPYSNGSELPNCQPSEETTQCTLPKLARDPPEQYSNPPKLELGPLWDTGPLDDSEQGRPIEGRKNTLSASTIDWDIAPLKVPEPEKEKQIDDIAIPPKRLSFQNSPPIHRRATTNSRKREPLKPIQPRRSLKRNSVHSSKSKRYSKRSSGISSVSSGLPVRLSGAGHGAGGFGPPGHGVVRVSWQNTHASFQSDESGVGNLAPLFPRPPPRARGSVELPKRMSLRTIEPDTLTISEADSLEAFVHSRAKNRNSSNPMFSGQFGRRTSSGLRALERARSTASRTDTINSSSYYDDYRRSVHERPWSTAMSASIYTDDNRQSTYLESLSEESLNVRPLASMTRELSQSSLAQNYSEAIAPLPRLLSELSLASARHAEPGGVNHGLGGPQHTDESQIHEPGW; from the coding sequence ATGGCGCTCATCTGGCTGATAATCCTTGCTTTTACGTGGATTATTGATGCAAAGTTGGTCTCGAACTACCCTATTAATTCACAGCTGCCACCTGTGGCACGGGTCGCACAACAATATCAATTCGTTTTCTCTCAGGGCACATTCGGTGGTAGTGACTCCTCAACAAAATATTCGCTCTCAAATGCCCCATCATGGCTTCGAGTGGAAAGCAAAAGCCGCACTTTATTTGGCACACCCGGGGGGGAAGATGAGGGGACAGTGAGATTTGATCTTGTGGCATCAGATGAGTTAGAGTCTGCAAGCATGGAAGTCACTCTCATCGTGACAGAAGATGATGGACCAAGACCTGGAAAGCAATTACTTCCTCAGCTCGAAGCGATTGCCGCGACATCCGCTCCATCAACAATCCTGATTCATTCTGGAGACGCCTTTGACATATCTTTCGATCATGATACCTTTACCAACACCCGCCCCTCCACCGTATACTATGGGACATCTCCAGATAATGCCCCACTGCCTTCCTGGGTGGGATTTGACCAGTCAAATCTTCGATTCTCAGGTGTTGCACCTAATAGTGGGCCTCAGACTTTCGCCTTCAGCCTTGTCGCCTCAGATGTGGCTGGCTTCAGCGCAGCCGCCATGAAGTTTGATATGACGGTCAGCCCACATATTCTGTCATTCAACCAGAGTGCGCAGACTTTCTTCGTTAGTAGAGGAGAGCAGTTTACCAGCCCTCGGTTCAAGGAGGCGTTGACATTAGATGGGCGAGAACCGGCAGACGCCGACTTGACTGATATTCAAACTGACTCTCCTTCCTGGTTAGAGTTTGACAACACTACTATCTCATTTACAGGGACTCCACCTATTGATGCGGCGGATGAAAATATCACGATTTCGGTCACGGACAAGTATCAAGATACAGCAAGGCTTATCGTTAGCCTGCAATACTCCCAATTCTTTCACGATATAGCTGAATGCGATGCGGTCATCGGAAGCTActtctattttgtttttgatgATACAGTCCTGATCGATGATTCCGTTCAACTTGAAGTCGACCTGGGAAATCAGCTCCCATGGCTGCAGTACAACTCCGATAACAAGACTCTTCACGGCCTTGTCCCGGCTGATTTCAGCCCGTACAAATATACAGTCAAGCTTACTGCTCATGAGGGGACCGCAGAAGATACCAAGAAGTTTACAATCAACATCTTAGACGAAGGAAAACCTTCTGATCAGGGCACGGACAAGTCCTCAGGCTCCTCCAAGGGGATccatggaaagaaagttGGGATAATCGCTATTTCAGTCGTTAttccttttgcctttttAACgagtcttttgcttcttttttgctGCTGGCGCCGTAAGCGCAGAGCATCGACacatgaagaagaacagctGTCAAAGGAGAAAGTACCATACTCAAATGGTTCAGAGCTACCGAACTGTCAGCCTTCTGAAGAGACCACCCAATGTACTCTCCCGAAACTAGCCAGAGACCCCCCTGAACAATACTCAAATCCACCGAAATTGGAATTAGGTCCTTTGTGGGACACGGGTCCCTTGGACGATAGCGAACAGGGACGACCGATCGAAGGCAGGAAAAACACACTTTCTGCTTCGACCATTGATTGGGATATCGCTCCGCTGAAGGTTCCTGAACcggaaaaggagaaacagATTGACGATATTGCCATTCCACCCAAGCGGCTGTCGTTCCAGAACAGCCCGCCTATACACAGGCGAGCTACTACTAATTCACGAAAGCGAGAACCTCTCAAACCAATCCAACCGAGGAGATCGTTGAAACGAAACTCAGTGCACTCATCCAAATCAAAAAGGTACTCCAAACGTTCTAGTGGAATATCATCTGTTTCATCAGGACTTCCCGTAAGGCTTAGCGGTGCAGGACATGGTGCGGGTGGCTTTGGGCCTCCTGGGCATGGAGTAGTCAGAGTGTCATGGCAAAATACGCATGCATCTTTCCAAAGCGACGAAAGTGGCGTTGGAAATTTAGCACCTTTGTTTCCTCGACCCCCACCTCGAGCAAGAGGCAGTGTAGAGCTTCCAAAGCGGATGAGTTTACGAACAATTGAGCCTGATACACTTACGATCTCGGAGGCTGATTCTTTGGAGGCCTTCGTTCACAGTAGGGCGAAGAACCGAAACTCGTCCAATCCCATGTTCTCCGGCCAGTTTGGCCGCAGAACATCTTCAGGTCTTCGTGCCCTGGAGAGAGCTCGAAGCACAGCTAGCCGCACTGATACTATTAATAGCTCCAGCTACTATGATGACTACAGACGATCCGTACATGAACGCCCGTGGTCTACGGCAATGTCTGCCTCCATCTATACGGATGACAATCGACAGTCTACGTATCTAGAATCGCTGTCTGAAGAATCCTTGAATGTACGGCCACTAGCTTCAATGACAAGAGAGCTCAGTCAATCAAGCCTGGCACAGAACTACTCGGAGGCAATAGCACCGCTTCCTCGGTTGCTCAGCGAACTAAGCCTCGCCAGTGCACGGCACGCTGAACCAGGTGGAGTGAACCACGGCTTAGGGGGGCCGCAACATACCGATGAAAGCCAGATCCATGAACCAGGGTGGTAG
- a CDS encoding mitotic-spindle organizing protein associated with a ring of gamma-tubulin 1: MPSQSDDKRQAAREVIDILHEISTLLNTALDRTDLSLCVSLIENGVNPDALATIIKDMRKEATAAPRLTTNEDGLGE; encoded by the exons ATGCCGTCTCAATCCGACGACAAGCGTCAGGCGGCACGCGAAGTTATTGACATTCTTCACGAGATCTCTACACTTCTC AACACGGCTTTAGACAGAACtgatctttctctttgtgtCTCACTCATCGAGAACGGCGTCAATCCTGACGCCCTTGCT ACGATCATAAAGGACATGAGAAAAGAAGCCACAGCCGCTCCAAGGCTCACCACGAATGAGGATGGCCTTGGTGAATAG
- a CDS encoding SNF7 family protein — protein sequence MCRPRLIALGRQARTLSVQYVLTMGNTNSSHKISAQDRAILDLKIQRDKLRQYRKRITDLTDRETEIAKECLARDDRKRALLALRRKKYQESLLIKSEKELDQLEQLINQVEFSLVQKDVLFGLQQGTQVLQAINKEMGGIEGVEKLMGETEEARAYQEEISQMLSGNLSNQDEDEVEDELAALQRETQRLQNLPHAPKSKLPERSNEGESQEIQYQGGKAKAQPAIPA from the exons ATGTGCCGTCCACGACTTATCGCACTAGGCCGACAGGCACGGACTCTATCAGTACAATATGTGTTGACAATGGGCAACACGAATAGCTCCCATAAGATATCCGCTCAAGATAG AGCCATTCTTGATTTGAAAATCCAGAGGGACAAGCTCCGCCAATATCGAAAGCGTATAACAGACCTCACCGATCGCGAAACTGAGATAGCAAAGGAATGCCTGGCCCGGGATGATCGCAAACGCGCTCTCCTCGCTTTGCGCCGCAAGAAATATCAGGAGTCGCTCCTGATCAAGTCCGAAAAGGAGCTCGACCAACTAGAACAGCTGATTAACCAAGTTGAATTCTCGCTCGTCCAGAAAGATGTTCTCTTTGGGTTGCAGCAAGGCACGCAGGTACTACAGGCTATCAACAAAGAGATGGGGGGTATCGAAGGAGTTGAAAAGCTGATGGGTGAGACGGAAGAAGCACGAGCGTACCAAGAG GAGATCAGTCAAATGCTCTCGGGGAATCTATCCAAccaggatgaggatgaagttgAGGATGAGTTGGCTGCATTACAGCGGGAAACGCAGAGACTGCAGAACTTACCACATGCGCCAAAATCGAAACTCCCAGAAAGGTCAAACGAGGGAGAAAGCCAGGAAATACAATATCAAGGTGGCAAAGCCAAGGCGCAACCCGCAATTCCGGCTTAA